From Cricetulus griseus strain 17A/GY chromosome 1 unlocalized genomic scaffold, alternate assembly CriGri-PICRH-1.0 chr1_0, whole genome shotgun sequence, a single genomic window includes:
- the Larp1b gene encoding la-related protein 1B isoform X4 yields the protein MANWPTPGELVNTGSQSVSSQGNKKPQFRKEKEEKIEKRSNSESKENREAKLDGPVENVSEDEAQSSSQRKRANKHKWVPLHLDDVRPDSQERPGSRNSSRCQPEANKPAHSNRKSDTRSWRRDREKRDDQDEVSSVRSEGGTIRGSARGRGRGRGRGRGRGRGNPRLNFDYSYGYREPGERTDQPFPTELNTSMMYYYDDGTGVQVYPVEETLLKEYIKRQIEYYFSTENLERDFFLRRKMDEQGFLPISLIAGFHRVQALTTNLNLILEALKDSTEVEIVDEKMRKRIEPEKWPIPGPPPRNVPQTDFSQLIDCPEFIPGQAFGSHTVRVMIY from the exons tctcagAGTGTTAGCAGCCAAGGAAATAAGAAGCcacaatttagaaaagaaaaagaagagaagattgAAAAAAGAAGCAACAGTGAGAGCAAAGAGAACCGGGAAGCAAAATTAGATGGTCCTGTTGAGAATGTCAGCGAGGATGAGGCTCAGTCAAGCAGTCAGCGGAAGAGAG cTAATAAGCACAAATGGGTACCACTCCACTTGGATGACGTGAGACCAGACAGCCAGGAAAGACCTGGGTCCCGGAACAGCTCTAGATGTCAACCTGAAGCAAATAAACCAGCTCACAGTAATAGGAAAAGTGATACAAGAA gttgGAGACGGgatagagaaaagagagatgatCAAGATGAAGTATCCAGTGTGAGAAGTGAGGGTGGTACCATCCGAGGTTCTGCAAGAGGCCGGGGAAGAGGCCGGGGCCGGGGAAGAGGCCGAGGTCGAGGAAACCCTAGAT TGAACTTTGATTATTCATATGGTTATCGAGAGCCAGGGGAAAGAACTGATCAACCATTTCCCACAGAGCTTAACACCAGCATGATGTATTACTATGATGATGGCACAGGTGTGCAGGTATATCCTGTGGAAGAAACACTGCTTAAAGAGTACATTAAGCGCCAAAT TGAGTATTACTTCAGCACAGAGAACTTGGAGCGGGACTTCTTTCTTCGAAGAAAGATGGATGAGCAGGGATTCCTGCCCATTTCACTGATTGCTGGTTTTCACCGTGTACAAGCTCTCACCACAAACCTTAATCTCATCTTAGAG GCACTGAAGGATAGCACAGAAGTTGAAATTGTGgatgagaaaatgaggaaaaggaTAGAACCAGAAAAATGGCCAATCCCAGGCCCTCCTCCACGAAATGTGCCACAAACAGACTTCTCTCAGTTGATTGATTGTCCAGAGTTCATACCAGGCCAGGCCTTTGGCTCCCATACAG TCAGGGTGATGATCTACTGA